The genomic interval GCGCCGTCGGGCGTCATCGCCACCAGCGCGCCCTGGCTGACATTGAACTTGACGCTTTTCGCGGCCAGTTCGTCGATCAGGGCGGCTTCCGCCACGCTCTGCAGTTTCGGATCGATGGTGGTTTCGACGACGATGCTCTGATCGACCTGGCCGACCAGATCGTCGAGCACTTCGCCGACCCAGTCGGCGACATAGTTGATGGTGCCGGCGCTGGCCGGCTTCACGGCGTAGGAGGGATGGGCGGCGGCGGCGCGCGCCTGCTGCTCGGTAATGAATTTCGCGTCGGCCATCGCCGCGAGCACGACCTTTGCGCGGGCCTCGGCGCCTTCCGGGTTGCGGTTCGGCGCAAGCCGCGACGGCGACTTGACGAGACCGGCCAGCATGGCGGCCTCGGCGAGCGTGACGTTCTTCGCGGGCTTCCCGAAATATTTCTGCGCGGCAGCCTCGACGCCATAGGCGCCGGAGCCGAAATAGACCCGGTTGAGGTAAAGTTCGAGAATCTGCGCCTTGGTGAGCTTGCGCTCCAGCCAGAGCGCGAGTTCGACCTCCTGAAGCTTCCGTTCGAGCGTGCGCTCCTGGGTCAGGAACAGGTTCTTGGCGAGTTGCTGGGTCAGCGTCGAGCCGCCCTGCGACACGCCCATGTGCAGGACGTTGGCCATGGCTGCGCGCAGGATGCCGATCGGATCGATGCCGTAGTGCGAATAGAACCGGCGGTCCTCGATCGCGATGAAGGCCTTCGGCAGATAGGGCGGCAGGTCTTTGAGCGAGACATTGCTTCCGGCCATTTCGCCGCGCGTCGCCAGCACGCTGCCGTCAGCGCCGACGATCTTGATGGTGGGCGGACGTTTTGGAATTTCCAGCGACTGAATCGGCGGCAGGTGCGCGCCGACATAGACCACCACGCCGACGACGGCGATGACCGCCCACAAAGCGAGCACGGCGCCCCAGTAGAACAGCCGGGACAGGCGGACGCGCGTCCGCTTCTGCGCACGCCCTTTGCGGGCTTTCCGATTCTGCGGCGGCTGGCGCTCGCGCGATCCGTCACCACCCGGACCGGCGGCTTTGCGCGGCGCAGCGCGCCTGGCTGGCTTGTCGTCGGCAACCGTGATGCGATCGAGCGGATTGAGGCGCAACTCCGCGAGCGAAGCGGCAACCGCGCCGAATACAGGTTCCTTGCGCCCGCCGCGCTTTTTCTTTCGTCCCCACACCATACGCAACAACGCCCACGCCGACCCACACTAGAATCATAAGATTGCTAGCGTCCCTTTGATTTCAAAGCTCGCATCAAAAGTTGCTGCAAGGCCATGCGGACTTCGAAATCGAGACACTAGCGATCGGGGTTTAAGGGGCGGTTACCCGAAAGTTAACGCAAGATTAGGGGATGAGGCGGCCGCAGCGAGCGAAGCGGATATCAGTCCACTAGAAAGTTCATCACGCACTGGAAACGGCTCGGTCCGAAATCCGGCAACAGCCTCGCCCTGCTGGAACGTCGCCTCCGCCTTCTGAAGGCGAAGGCTGGTCCGGTGCTATTTCAGCTTCCACCGCAATTTCAGAAGGACACCATGCAGCAAACCACGCCCTTACGTCTTTGAGTTTCGTCATCCGAGCTGGTACACGCTGGAAACTTTCGATCTTCTGCGCGATCATAGCAGCGCCCTTTGCATCTCGGATCATCACGACGCACCGGCACCATGGGAGGTAACCGCACCCCATGTCTACGTCCGCGCTCATGGGCCGTCGGGAAACTATCGCGACCGTTATGCGCCGCAAACACTGACGGCTGGGGCACGGCGGCTATCCGCCTGCGAAACGAGGGACACAGTATCTACGTCTATTTCGACAACGACCAGAAGAGCGCGACTCCGCTCGATGCCGCACGGCTGATGCGTCTGATGCACTTGAAAGCTGACATATAACCCGGCCTTTCAAGCAGTTTGAAACCGCGGCACATTTTTTGGAACATTTTTTCTCGGAGAGGATGCGGAGCAGCGCGCGCGACGCTCGCTGGCGCGGCCGCAGAGGCGCCCTGAGTAATGCCGCCAGGCTCCTGACCCAACGGCATTTTTTAGATGGAGTAGTGCGAACGGGGCCCAAGAACCTCAGGCCCCTGTTCCAGGTCCAGACCCGCCGGTTGCCCTTTCGCCGGCGGGTTTGATTTTGTCATGAAGTGAATGGGGACATTTGCAGCCGGACGACTCCCGGACCGGAACAAGGTTTGCTAATCATCCCCAACTGTATCAGCTCATAACAGACTCTGGCTATCGGTCGTCATAGCGACGCTGTGCAACTGCGAGCGCACGGGCTTCGGCGCGAATGCGGATAATGAGCACCAGCGCATTCAGGATAGTGAAGACCAACGCCAGTAGATACA from Nitrobacter sp. NHB1 carries:
- a CDS encoding transglycosylase domain-containing protein — encoded protein: MVWGRKKKRGGRKEPVFGAVAASLAELRLNPLDRITVADDKPARRAAPRKAAGPGGDGSRERQPPQNRKARKGRAQKRTRVRLSRLFYWGAVLALWAVIAVVGVVVYVGAHLPPIQSLEIPKRPPTIKIVGADGSVLATRGEMAGSNVSLKDLPPYLPKAFIAIEDRRFYSHYGIDPIGILRAAMANVLHMGVSQGGSTLTQQLAKNLFLTQERTLERKLQEVELALWLERKLTKAQILELYLNRVYFGSGAYGVEAAAQKYFGKPAKNVTLAEAAMLAGLVKSPSRLAPNRNPEGAEARAKVVLAAMADAKFITEQQARAAAAHPSYAVKPASAGTINYVADWVGEVLDDLVGQVDQSIVVETTIDPKLQSVAEAALIDELAAKSVKFNVSQGALVAMTPDGAVRAMVGGRNYADSQFNRAVMAKRQPGSAFKPFVYLTAIEAGLTPETIRQDAPLDVKGWRPENYGHEYFGAVTLTQALAMSLNTVAVRLGLEVGPANVVRTAHRLGITSKLEPNASIALGTSEVSPLELVGAYAPFANGGYAANPHIVNRIRTVDGNKLLYARAQDVPARVIDPRSVAMMNTMMEQTVISGTARKAQIPGWTAAGKTGTSQDFRDAWFVGYTAKLVTGVWFGNDDNSPTHKATGGGLPVEVWTRFMRAAHQGVRPEPIPGTQRGGLLPDIAQLGRQVVAPAPGASSVPPASVPPVGRPPPIRTDVRPEAASGLDGWLMDRVFGGR